Proteins encoded together in one Branchiostoma floridae strain S238N-H82 chromosome 18, Bfl_VNyyK, whole genome shotgun sequence window:
- the LOC118406251 gene encoding uncharacterized protein LOC118406251 has product MELKMGSPVAFLLMFLVLFSATRCRCSAKSQELLDRQIQELVEALSDQPSLWYNYDTEDYEPRILADRFSRNSRAQERKQRRFVFPGLQDLFQRAKLASGGNPWRVTEMMYTNGKTGRK; this is encoded by the exons ATGGAGCTAAAG ATGGGTTCACCGGTGGCTTTCCTCTTGATGTTCCTGGTTTTGTTCTCTGCGACGAGGTGTCGGTGTTCGGCCAAATCG CAAGAGCTTCTGGACAGACAGATTCAAGAGTTAGTTGAGGCTCTGAGCGACCAACCCTCCCTCTGGTACAACTATGACACTGAGGACTACGAGCCCAGGATACTTGCCGACCGCTTTTCCAGGAACTCGAGAGCGCAAGAGCGCAAGCAGAGAAGATTTGTCTTTCCGGGGCTACAGGACTTGTTTCAAAGAGCCAAG TTGGCTTCTGGTGGCAACCCGTGGCGAGTGACTGAAATGATGTACACCAATGGGAAAACAGGGCGGAAGTGA